In Lycium ferocissimum isolate CSIRO_LF1 chromosome 11, AGI_CSIRO_Lferr_CH_V1, whole genome shotgun sequence, a single genomic region encodes these proteins:
- the LOC132036368 gene encoding trans-cinnamate:CoA ligase, peroxisomal-like, whose amino-acid sequence MDNLPKCGANYVSLTPLTFLPRASKCYANRTAIIYGGVRFTWRQTYERCCRLASSLRSLNIIKNDVVSVLAPNVPAMYEMHFAVPMAGAVLNTINTRLDAKNIAVILKHSEAKVFFVDYEYLEIAKKALELLMMSDFDKSKTINRPIMPLIVVIDDIDSPTGIRLGDLEYEQLVHQGNPSYVPEEITDEWNPITLNYTSGTTSAPKGVVYSHRGAFLSTLSLILGWEMGTEPVYLWSLPMFHCNGWTFTWGIAARGGTNICMRNTTAQEMYTNIVSHNVTHMCCAPIVFNILLEAKPHEYRPITTRVQILTGGAPPPALLLEKIEGLGFHVVHAYGLTEATGPALVCEWQEKWNKLPSQNQAKLKARQGVGILTLADVDVKNIKNMQSVPRDGKSIGEVCLRGSSIMKGYFKNEKANSEVFKEGWFFTGDVGVIHQDGYLEIKDRSKDVIISGGENISSIEVENVIMRHKNVVEASVVAMPHPRWGESPCAFVILTKNSSQVKEVDIIAHCRSNLPRFMVPKMVKIVEELPKTGTGKVQKHHLRAIAKTFVALEKSNQTSKKTSQVNREKPSYYDQAEEQALALSRL is encoded by the exons ATGGATAATTTACCAAAATGTGGAGCAAATTATGTTTCTCTTACTCCTCTTACCTTCTTACCAAGGGCTTCAAAATGTTATGCCAATAGGACAGCCATCATCTATGGTGGTGTCCGTTTCACGTGGAGGCAAACTTACGAGCGTTGTTGTCGCCTTGCCTCCTCTCTCCGATCCCTAAACATCATAAAGAACGATGTA GTTTCAGTGTTGGCTCCTAATGTTCCAGCAATGTACGAAATGCATTTTGCTGTGCCAATGGCAGGGGCTGTGTTGAACACAATAAATACAAGGCTAGATGCTAAGAACATTGCAGTCATTCTCAAACACTCCGAAGCCAAAGTATTTTTTGTTGATTATGAGTACCTAGAAATTGCTAAAAAGGCACTCGAACTACTAATGATGTCCGATTTCGACAAGTCCAAAACTATCAACAGGCCAATAATGCCCCTCATCGTTGTCATCGATGACATTGACTCCCCTACCGGAATCCGGCTAGGCGATCTCGAGTACGAGCAACTTGTACACCAAGGAAATCCAAGTTACGTCCCTGAAGAAATTACCGACGAGTGGAATCCAATTACCCTGAATTATACATCAG GTACGACATCAGCGCCTAAGGGAGTTGTGTATAGTCATAGAGGAGCATTTTTGAGCACTTTGAGCCTAATATTAGGCTGGGAAATGGGTACCGAGCCGGTTTACTTATGGTCCTTGCCAATGTTTCATTGCAACGGGTGGACTTTCACATGGGGCATAGCAGCAAGAGGTGGGACCAACATTTGCATGCGTAACACTACTGCCCAAGAAATGTACACAAACATAGTGTCACATAATGTTACACACATGTGTTGTGCACCTATTGTCTTCAACATCCTTCTTGAAGCCAAGCCGCACGAGTACAGACCTATAACCACACGAGTCCAAATTTTGACAGGTGGTGCACCGCCACCGGCACTGCTCTTAGAGAAAATCGAGGGGCTCGGGTTCCACGTGGTCCATGCTTACGGGCTCACGGAAGCCACTGGACCTGCCCTTGTGTGCGAGTGGCAAGAAAAATGGAACAAATTGCCTAGTCAAAATCAAGCCAAGTTGAAAGCAAGACAAGGGGTTGGGATACTAACCCTAGCTGATGTTGATgtgaaaaatatcaagaatatGCAGAGCGTGCCACGCGATGGAAAGTCAATTGGAGAAGTGTGCTTGCGCGGGAGCAGTATTATGAAAGGGTATTTTAAAAATGAGAAGGCAAATTCAGAGGTTTTTAAAGAAGGCTGGTTTTTTACCGGCGATGTTGGAGTGATTCATCAAGATGGGTATTTGGAAATTAAAGATAGAAGCAAAGATGTGATAATTTCTGGTGGAGAAAATATTAGTAGTATTGAAGTTGAAAATGTTATAATGAGGCATAAAAATGTAGTAGAGGCATCTGTTGTGGCCATGCCACATCCAAGATGGGGTGAAAGTCCATGTGCATTTGTGATTTTGACCAAAAATTCATCACAGGTTAAAGAAGTGGACATTATTGCACATTGTAGATCAAATTTGCCAAGATTTATGGTgccaaaaatggtgaaaattgtTGAAGAATTGCCCAAGACTGGAACAGGGAAAGTACAAAAACATCATTTGAGAGCAATTGCTAAAACTTTTGTAGCTTTGGAAAAGTCAAATCAAACAAGCAAAAAAACAAGTCAAGTCAACAGGGAAAAGCCAAGCTATTATGATCAAGCTGAGGAGCAAGCTCTTGCTTTGTCTCGTTTATAG
- the LOC132038187 gene encoding uncharacterized mitochondrial protein AtMg00860-like, which produces MDGVATDPSKVEAMMNWPIPKNLNWLRGFLGLTGYYRRFVKDYGSISKPLTNLLKKNLFQWSVEAERAFNKLKEAMSIVPVLAMLDHKKTFVIETDASNHGISAVLTQENRPLAYYSKALAPRHMGKSVHEKEYMAVLAKNRQVETLCAKWSFHHKD; this is translated from the coding sequence ATGGATGGAGTAGCAACAGACCCCTCTAAGGTGGAAGCTATGATGAATTGGCCTATTCCCAAGAACCTCAATTGGTTGCGAGGATTTTTGGGGTTAACAGGATACTATAGAAGATTCGTGAAAGATTATGGATCAATCAGCAAGCCCTTGACCAATCTATTGAAAAAGAATCTATTCCAGTGGAGTGTAGAAGCTGAAAGAGCTTTCAACAAATTGAAAGAAGCAATGAGCATTGTACCAGTACTGGCCATGCTAGACCACAAGAAAACTTTTGTCATTGAAACTGATGCTAGTAACCATGGCATAAGTGCTGTTCTTACCCAAGAGAATAGACCCCTAGCATATTATAGCAAGGCATTAGCCCCAAGACACATGGGCAAGTCAGTGCATGAGAAAGAGTATATGGCTGTATTAGCAAAGAATCGACAAGTGGAGACATTATGTGCAAAGTGGTCATTTCATCATAAAGACTGA